The proteins below come from a single Candidatus Tanganyikabacteria bacterium genomic window:
- a CDS encoding glycoside hydrolase family 1 protein — MRAFADEARKALKRQAGHTVRSHLRAPRGFGRSGSAGIRPTLLPDEIKISARRFDRLVFPDGFKWGVAVAGAQTEGHDVSSNWARFLARKHGKGHVARAEAVDFWHRFTEDIARAEKSGANLFRFSVEWGRIEPRPGVIDRAALARYVKMVDRINKSGMEPLVTLHHFSHPGWLDETAGGWQVGKARLGGRSGWERADMPDRFAAFTETVATALKGKVKRWITINEPNVEPIAGYGVGFFPPGKKNPLAVGRVVENITRAHVKAYDVLHRIDPTAEVSSNVFRMEMDIRGKLQAAPGLIDPAHRMLQRWTRWQDRPGGPVRNTLDFLSFDYYYALKPTELSKAMPAYNWPVRPEGLYQALKEYHQKFGLPLLIAENGLASYRGGPRPDGWTREAYLVNHLVQVKRAIDDGVPVKGYTHWTLTDNYEWGSFDPTFGLYAIDRAGGALKRRATPALEIFKRITGSNSLPADLLARYAGRRS; from the coding sequence GTGCGGGCGTTCGCGGACGAAGCGCGCAAGGCGCTCAAGCGGCAGGCAGGGCACACGGTGCGCTCCCACCTGCGCGCGCCGCGAGGCTTCGGTCGCAGCGGCAGCGCCGGCATCCGGCCAACCCTGTTGCCGGACGAGATCAAGATCTCGGCCAGGCGCTTCGATCGCCTGGTCTTTCCGGACGGCTTCAAGTGGGGCGTCGCGGTCGCGGGCGCGCAGACCGAGGGGCACGATGTTTCCTCCAACTGGGCGCGGTTTCTGGCCAGGAAGCACGGGAAGGGCCACGTGGCGCGGGCCGAGGCCGTCGATTTCTGGCATCGCTTCACCGAGGACATCGCCCGGGCCGAGAAGTCCGGTGCCAACCTCTTCCGCTTCTCGGTCGAGTGGGGGCGCATCGAACCGCGGCCGGGCGTCATCGACCGCGCCGCCCTCGCCCGGTACGTCAAGATGGTCGATCGCATAAACAAGAGCGGCATGGAACCGCTAGTCACGCTCCACCATTTCTCGCATCCCGGTTGGCTGGATGAGACCGCGGGAGGATGGCAGGTCGGCAAGGCCCGCCTGGGAGGCCGATCAGGCTGGGAGCGCGCCGACATGCCCGACCGTTTCGCCGCCTTCACCGAGACCGTCGCCACCGCGCTCAAGGGCAAGGTCAAGCGCTGGATAACCATCAACGAGCCCAACGTCGAGCCGATCGCGGGCTATGGCGTGGGCTTCTTCCCGCCCGGGAAGAAGAATCCCCTTGCAGTGGGCCGGGTGGTCGAGAACATCACCCGGGCGCACGTGAAGGCCTACGACGTCCTCCACCGCATCGACCCGACCGCCGAGGTCTCGAGCAACGTCTTCCGGATGGAAATGGACATCAGGGGCAAGTTGCAGGCTGCCCCGGGGCTCATCGACCCGGCCCACCGGATGTTGCAGCGCTGGACGCGCTGGCAGGATCGACCGGGCGGCCCGGTCCGCAACACGCTGGATTTCCTGTCCTTCGACTACTACTACGCCCTGAAGCCCACCGAACTGAGCAAGGCCATGCCGGCCTACAACTGGCCCGTTCGTCCCGAAGGCCTCTACCAGGCGCTCAAGGAGTATCACCAGAAGTTCGGCCTGCCGCTGCTGATCGCCGAAAACGGCCTGGCGTCGTACCGAGGCGGCCCACGGCCGGACGGTTGGACCCGCGAGGCCTACCTGGTCAACCACCTGGTGCAAGTCAAGCGCGCCATCGACGACGGCGTCCCGGTCAAGGGCTACACCCACTGGACGCTGACGGACAACTACGAGTGGGGCAGCTTCGATCCCACTTTCGGGCTCTACGCCATCGATCGCGCCGGCGGTGCCTTGAAACGGCGCGCCACCCCGGCCCTCGAGATCTTCAAGCGCATCACCGGCTCCAACTCGCTACCCGCGGACTTGCTGGCCCGGTACGCAGGCAGGCGCTCGTGA